Proteins from one Triticum aestivum cultivar Chinese Spring chromosome 7A, IWGSC CS RefSeq v2.1, whole genome shotgun sequence genomic window:
- the LOC123148121 gene encoding probable protein phosphatase 2C 57 isoform X2, with product MLNISRLYGLEAGPILGQGVLWRMSTFAVTTSCVILDLKTVKKGPVHFMGFLMGMVESTLRTLCAAICQDACSVNSSLASGTTALAALIIGRSLLVANAGDCRAVVCCRGKAIEMSRDHKPSCNREKMRIEASGGYVYDGYLNGLLNVARAIGDWHMEGMKACDGLGPLSAEPEVMMRNLTEEDEFLIIGCDGIWDVFRSQNAVDFARRRLQEHNDPIACCKELVDEAIKRKSGDNLSVVVVCFNSIAPPVLTAPRPRVQRSISAEGLRELQGFLDSLAD from the exons ATGTTGAATATATCCCGATTGTACGGTCTGGAGGCTGGTCCGATATTGGGTCAAGGAGTGCTATGGAGGATGTCTACATTTGCTGTGACAACTTCCTGCGTGATTTTGGACCTGAAAACTGTGAAGAAGGGCCCAGTTCATTTTATGGG GTTTTTGATGGGCATGGTGGAAAGCACGCTGCGGACTTTGTGTGCAGCAATTTGCCAAG ATGCTTGCTCTGTGAACTCCTCTCTTGCATCTGGCACGACTGCGCTTGCTGCACTCATCATTGGGAG GTCACTTCTGGTGGCAAATGCTGGTGATTGTAGAGCAGTTGTATGTTGCCGTGGAAAGGCGATTGAGATGTCCAGGGACCATAAGCCATCTTGCAACAGAGAGAAGATGCGCATTGAAGCCTCAGGTGGTTATGTTTACGATGGATACCTGAATGGACTGCTGAATGTTGCTAGAGCAATCGGGGACTGGCACATGGAAGGAATGAAAGCATGTGATGGTCTTGGGCCTCTTAGTGCCGAGCCAGAGGTGATGATGCGAAATCTCACCGAGGAGGACGAATTCCTGATCATCGGCTGCGACGGGATCTGGGATGTATTCCGCAGCCAAAATGCGGTAGACTTTGCACGCCGGAGGCTCCAAGAGCACAACGACCCTATCGCCTGCTGTAAAGAGCTAGTCGATGAGGCCATCAAGAGGAAGAGCGGGGACAACCTTTCCGTAGTTGTCGTCTGCTTCAACTCCATAGCGCCTCCTGTCTTGACAGCTCCCAGGCCTCGCGTACAGAGAAGTATATCTGCAGAAGGCTTGAGGGAGCTGCAGGGCTTCCTGGATAGCTTGGCGGACTGA
- the LOC123148121 gene encoding probable protein phosphatase 2C 57 isoform X1 → MEELRLGGGGGKPPIPSSASARKPVLSRHASFARGPLSNTKSETERSFENADVEYIPIVRSGGWSDIGSRSAMEDVYICCDNFLRDFGPENCEEGPSSFYGVFDGHGGKHAADFVCSNLPRFIVEGDGFPGEIEKAVSSAFLQTDAAFADACSVNSSLASGTTALAALIIGRSLLVANAGDCRAVVCCRGKAIEMSRDHKPSCNREKMRIEASGGYVYDGYLNGLLNVARAIGDWHMEGMKACDGLGPLSAEPEVMMRNLTEEDEFLIIGCDGIWDVFRSQNAVDFARRRLQEHNDPIACCKELVDEAIKRKSGDNLSVVVVCFNSIAPPVLTAPRPRVQRSISAEGLRELQGFLDSLAD, encoded by the exons ATGGAGGAGCTtaggctcggcggcggcggggggaagcCGCCGATCCCGTCGTCTGCCTCGGCGAGGAAGCCGGTGCTCTCACGGCACGCATCCTTT GCAAGGGGCCCTTTGAGCAATACAAAATCTGAAACAGAAAGAAGTTTTGAAAACGCAGATGTTGAATATATCCCGATTGTACGGTCTGGAGGCTGGTCCGATATTGGGTCAAGGAGTGCTATGGAGGATGTCTACATTTGCTGTGACAACTTCCTGCGTGATTTTGGACCTGAAAACTGTGAAGAAGGGCCCAGTTCATTTTATGGG GTTTTTGATGGGCATGGTGGAAAGCACGCTGCGGACTTTGTGTGCAGCAATTTGCCAAGGTTCATCGTTGAGGGTGATGGTTTTCCAGGGGAGATAGAGAAAGCTGTCTCCTCAGCATTCTTACAGACTGATGCTGCTTTTGCAGATGCTTGCTCTGTGAACTCCTCTCTTGCATCTGGCACGACTGCGCTTGCTGCACTCATCATTGGGAG GTCACTTCTGGTGGCAAATGCTGGTGATTGTAGAGCAGTTGTATGTTGCCGTGGAAAGGCGATTGAGATGTCCAGGGACCATAAGCCATCTTGCAACAGAGAGAAGATGCGCATTGAAGCCTCAGGTGGTTATGTTTACGATGGATACCTGAATGGACTGCTGAATGTTGCTAGAGCAATCGGGGACTGGCACATGGAAGGAATGAAAGCATGTGATGGTCTTGGGCCTCTTAGTGCCGAGCCAGAGGTGATGATGCGAAATCTCACCGAGGAGGACGAATTCCTGATCATCGGCTGCGACGGGATCTGGGATGTATTCCGCAGCCAAAATGCGGTAGACTTTGCACGCCGGAGGCTCCAAGAGCACAACGACCCTATCGCCTGCTGTAAAGAGCTAGTCGATGAGGCCATCAAGAGGAAGAGCGGGGACAACCTTTCCGTAGTTGTCGTCTGCTTCAACTCCATAGCGCCTCCTGTCTTGACAGCTCCCAGGCCTCGCGTACAGAGAAGTATATCTGCAGAAGGCTTGAGGGAGCTGCAGGGCTTCCTGGATAGCTTGGCGGACTGA